In Salvia miltiorrhiza cultivar Shanhuang (shh) chromosome 4, IMPLAD_Smil_shh, whole genome shotgun sequence, the DNA window ACAaccaaaaatacaaaattttaaaTCTAGATTCATAATATATACTGCAATAAAAACACGAAAATAAGCCGTATAAAATAGCATTGCTCTAAATCAACACCTTCGAATAGCTAAACTCCAATAAAATCTTCAAGTAAATGAATGTCCTAATTTTTTTGGTATCGAATCTTGAAAATCTAGAAGAGTATCAATGAAAAGAGTGAAATTCTAATGTTTCGTGAAGTCAAAAGATGAAAATTTTTAATAAGATGTGGAacaatttcagaaaataaaattaataaataaaattttaatttatgagaattttaatataaaaaggaaataactaaaaaattatttttatctatttataactaaaataactagaatctatatattttttaaattttaattttaataatccCCATCCATGAaacaattttatcaattttggtGTCTATTAAAAGCATGACACTTTCTTTTTAGAATATGAAcatgtaataatatattttcCTATTTGTTTTTATCCTtataaatatctttttattttttaaaaaatcacttttaattttattttaataatttattttataaaataatgagCCTATTTCTCCCTTACATAAAAATTaccatcaattttattaaaattgtacCCACCAAAAATGGCAATACTTTTGAGTTTTGATGGATATTTTACTAACTAAAATGATGATTTTATGTTTTGAGTAGAAACTCAAATGAAGAAGAATTGCTCTTCTTTCACTTGAGCCCAAACACCGCCGCCTCCCGCCTGCCGCGCCCATGCCGGCCGTTACTCGCTGCCGCGCCGCcccctgctgctgctcgcccgccACTCGCCGCCGCCGATTGATTTAGCACATCAGCTCCAGCCTTCTGCCCGCTAAGCGCCTCGCCAGCCGCTGCTAGTGCTCGGTCACCGCCGCCCCCAGCCCAGCCAGCCGCCCAGGTATTGTAGGGTTTAGAATCTCGAATACATTTAAACTAGGTCTAGGGCTGTCGTCTGTCAAACGATTTAGGGCAATAGAAAATAGTGTAAATTTGCAACATCTGATCTATGAGTGAAAATTGTTCTCGAATAAAAATTGATTgttattatttgttaattaggAATTTAGgattatatttttgtttttggagGATTTATGATTTACGGTTGAATGTTTCCTATATACAGACTTCAGGTTCAGTCGGGTCAGATTGCCTGATAGTCAGGGTGTGCAGAAGAAAGTGCCGATGGGGATTTTGATAGAGGTGCCTTTTCGGGCTTTCCTCCTTCCTTCTCGTTAGAGTATCTTCTTTCTCATTCAGAAGATAGTGAATCCGTGTGGCATTAGGCATGGCGTTGTCACTGATGCGAAAGAACCTGTTTTTGAAGCCACAAAATCTCATACGCATCAATCTTTTCGCTACAAACCCACTCTTAAACCCTAATTGCACCAAGCTCCAAGAGTTAGACCTGGTGGAAACCAAAATCACGTCTCTATGTCAAAAACCCAATTCAATCGTAAATTTGCAGAATGCGTGTTCTCTATTTGAGCAATCTGTGGAATCGGGTCTCGTTCCATCGGGGCCTTCCAGCGATCTTCTTTTGCAAACCCTTGTCAGGAACAAGGAGCACAAATTGGCTTTCAGTATTTATAAGAAGATGGTGTGTGCTGGGGCTTTGCCTCGATATTTGTCATTATCGTCTTTGGTTGAGTGCTTGGTGCATCTCTCCGTGCCCCAATTGGCTCTGGGAGCAATTGGGTTGATGTTGAAGCAAGGGTACACCGTTAACCTATATATTGCCAATGTCTTGTTGAATGGCCTTTGTAGTAATGGATTTGTGGTTGATGCGGAGGAGTTTTTAGGTGAGATGGATAGAAATTATGTGTCTCCAGATAGAGTTAGTTTCAATACTTTGATAAAAGGGCTGTGCCGGGAGAAGAGATTAGACGAAGCTATGAGTGTGAAGAAAAGAATGGAGTCTGCAAATATTGCTCCCAATTTGATCACATATAACACTCTCATGGATGCTCATTTTGCGGAGGATCGTATGGATGGAGCAATGAGGTTGTTGGAGGAGATGAGGATGACAGGGTTGGAACCAGATGTTTTCTTTTATGACACGCTCATACATGGATTTTGTAGTAAAGGAGATGTTAGTAGAGCGAGGGAGATTTTAAATGAGATGTTGGATAAAGGAATTTCTCCAGATAGAGTTTCTTACACTTGCTTGATGCGTGGTCTCTGCCAGAAGGGGAATCTTAAAGAAGTGAAGCGCCTGTTCAATGAAATGTTGAAAAATGGGATCCGTCCTGATGCTGTTATGTTTGCAGGTATAATTGGCGGGCTTTGCCAAGTTGGGATGGTGGAGAGAGCAGTGGAGATGTTTAATTTCATGCTGGACAAGGGAGAGGAGCCCACTAATACAATATATAACATTCTAATTGATGGATTGTGCAAGGCAGGACTTTTCAATGATGCTTTCAAGATTCTGGAAGTGATGTTGGAGAAGCAAATGAATCCTGATATTGTAACCTACAATATTGTATTAAGAGGCCTCTGTGAAGTTGGGAAGGTTGATGCCGCCGTGAAACTTTATGATTCTATGGTATCAAACACAAATCATGTTGAGCCTGATTCTCGGACTATTTGTACCCTAGTCAATGGGCTGTGCAGGGAAGGCCACCTTGGAAAGGCAGAACAGATTATTCGTGAAATGGTTAAACAAAAGAAGTCGACTGACATTGCACCATACACCGTACTGATTGGAGCTTATCTGAAAGAAGGAAAGGTTAAGAAAGCGCTGAATACTTGGAAGGCTATTCTACGGTTAGGGTTCATTCCTGATTCAAGGTCTTATAGTGCTTTTATAAATGGTTTATGCAAATGTAGCTGTATGAACATTGCAAAAGGTATTTTTAACAGAATGAGAACCTCAGGTCCTAGTCCTACCTCATTTGACTACAACGTGTTGATGGCCGCCTTATGTAGGGAGGGTAGTTTGGAGCAAGCTGGAGCTTTGTTTACAGATATGGTCAGTGGTAGTTGTGAACCGGATGTTGTCTCGTTCAACATAATGATCGAGTCCACCATAAAAGCAGGGAATATTCAGTCTGCCAATGAGCTAGTGGTTAATATGCGGCGTAGGGGTCTGCATCCTGATGCTCTGACCTTTTCAGTTTTGATTAATAGCCATTCAAAATTAGGAATGATGACAGAGGCCAAAGCATTGTTTGAAATGATGAAAGCTGCTGGCTTCCCGCCACATTCTGTTGTTTATGATTCTTTGCTCAAAGGCTTGAGAGCAGAGGGCAATGCAGAAGAGATAATCAATTTGCTTCGGAAAATGGGGGAAGCAGGTGTTGCTCTTGATGATGAGCT includes these proteins:
- the LOC131022211 gene encoding pentatricopeptide repeat-containing protein At4g28010-like: MALSLMRKNLFLKPQNLIRINLFATNPLLNPNCTKLQELDLVETKITSLCQKPNSIVNLQNACSLFEQSVESGLVPSGPSSDLLLQTLVRNKEHKLAFSIYKKMVCAGALPRYLSLSSLVECLVHLSVPQLALGAIGLMLKQGYTVNLYIANVLLNGLCSNGFVVDAEEFLGEMDRNYVSPDRVSFNTLIKGLCREKRLDEAMSVKKRMESANIAPNLITYNTLMDAHFAEDRMDGAMRLLEEMRMTGLEPDVFFYDTLIHGFCSKGDVSRAREILNEMLDKGISPDRVSYTCLMRGLCQKGNLKEVKRLFNEMLKNGIRPDAVMFAGIIGGLCQVGMVERAVEMFNFMLDKGEEPTNTIYNILIDGLCKAGLFNDAFKILEVMLEKQMNPDIVTYNIVLRGLCEVGKVDAAVKLYDSMVSNTNHVEPDSRTICTLVNGLCREGHLGKAEQIIREMVKQKKSTDIAPYTVLIGAYLKEGKVKKALNTWKAILRLGFIPDSRSYSAFINGLCKCSCMNIAKGIFNRMRTSGPSPTSFDYNVLMAALCREGSLEQAGALFTDMVSGSCEPDVVSFNIMIESTIKAGNIQSANELVVNMRRRGLHPDALTFSVLINSHSKLGMMTEAKALFEMMKAAGFPPHSVVYDSLLKGLRAEGNAEEIINLLRKMGEAGVALDDELTSTILTCICDLPEGHYIADLLPSFTREKVDGSSIPCDELLRRLQNIIPTLQTSTRI